Sequence from the Sulfuracidifex tepidarius genome:
TCCTTCAAATGTTCTACGAAGAAGTAATGTGGATAGTTTTCTGGTAGCGAGTCTCTGTTAATTCTGATTATTTGTTCTACGTCGTCCATTCTTGCGTTCCTTATTGTGAAGGACGAGCTTTTGTTGAATTCTGCAAACTCCACAGATTACGTTTTTATTGGAAGCTAATATATATGTGTCTGATCCAATGGTACACCCTTCTAAGAAAATATTGCAAAGCAGAGGTCAATTATTCGGTAAACGCATCGTTTTGGGAGTAACTGCCAGTGTTTCCCTGTATAAGTCTTTGGATCTAGCTAGAGATTTGATGAGAAATGGGGCCGACATACACGTTGTCATGACTAGGGCAGCAGCGAAGCTAATTTCCCCCGAGATGTTTCGTTGGGCAACGGGGAACAACGTCGTGACAAAAATAACTGGAGAGATAGAACACGTGGAGCTCTCAGAGATGGACTCGATGGTAATAGCCCCTGCTACGATGAATACTTTAGTAAAGTTAGCTTACGGTATTTCCGACAACTCAGTATTACTGACTGCAATGAACTTTCTTGGAGAAAAGAAGACGGTATTTGTTGTCCCAGCCATGCATTTATCTATGTATCAGACTAACCAGTTGAATGAAGCAATACAGAAGCTTAGAGAAGACGGAATTGTAGTGCTTAAGCCTTACCTCAGAGAAGATGTTGCGCATTACCCAGACATTCCTCTAATGACTTGGGAAATATCCAGCGTATTGTTGAGAGGAAAAGACTTATCCAATTATAAGATCTTGGTTACTGCAGGTCCAACTAGAGAGTTCATGGATCCTGTGCGATTCATTAGTAACCCCAGTAGCGGAACTATGGGTGTAGCTATCGCTAATGAGGCGTACTTTAGAGGTGCTTCTGTTAGGCTTGTTCATGGACCACTGTCCACTCATCTGTCGCCTGTGATGTGGGACAGGAGAGAAGTTAGGACTACTCAGGAAATGATGGAAGAGGTGAAACGTGGGGTAGAAGAGGGATTCTCTATAGTGATACTAGCAGGCGCTCCTGCCGATTTCTCTTTCTCTACCAAGTTTGAAGGTAAGATAGATACCCATGG
This genomic interval carries:
- the coaBC gene encoding bifunctional phosphopantothenoylcysteine decarboxylase/phosphopantothenate--cysteine ligase CoaBC, producing the protein MVHPSKKILQSRGQLFGKRIVLGVTASVSLYKSLDLARDLMRNGADIHVVMTRAAAKLISPEMFRWATGNNVVTKITGEIEHVELSEMDSMVIAPATMNTLVKLAYGISDNSVLLTAMNFLGEKKTVFVVPAMHLSMYQTNQLNEAIQKLREDGIVVLKPYLREDVAHYPDIPLMTWEISSVLLRGKDLSNYKILVTAGPTREFMDPVRFISNPSSGTMGVAIANEAYFRGASVRLVHGPLSTHLSPVMWDRREVRTTQEMMEEVKRGVEEGFSIVILAGAPADFSFSTKFEGKIDTHGEIPKLELTKTPKISSVAVGKAFVVGFSAETVNSEVELLEKAKAKMNRHGFDIIITNNVSRSDIGFNSTQNEVTVITKKRQIKLDKDDKVIIARRILDIVKDEVEEGRRV